The Allochromatium tepidum genome has a window encoding:
- a CDS encoding SprT-like domain-containing protein, whose product MELHAAEVLAQRELCRFPQLADWSFGWNRRRRAHGLCRYDRRRIELSALLTAREPDPALILNTIRHEIAHALAGPRAGHGPRWRAWAERVGCTHIAGSRAASPETEPLPARYVLVALVDGREQVIRHYHRRPARAFLDSLPQRHLRGRPETRGTLRLERVKTTG is encoded by the coding sequence ATGGAGCTACACGCCGCCGAAGTCCTAGCTCAGCGCGAACTGTGTCGCTTTCCCCAACTCGCCGACTGGTCATTCGGCTGGAACCGTCGCCGCCGGGCGCATGGGTTGTGCCGTTACGATCGACGCCGGATCGAGCTCTCGGCGCTGCTGACCGCGCGTGAGCCGGATCCGGCGCTCATTCTCAACACCATTCGCCACGAGATCGCCCATGCGCTCGCCGGTCCCCGTGCCGGGCATGGTCCGCGCTGGCGAGCCTGGGCCGAGCGGGTCGGCTGCACGCACATCGCCGGCTCGCGCGCGGCCTCACCCGAGACCGAACCCCTGCCGGCGCGCTATGTGCTGGTGGCCCTCGTCGATGGCCGGGAGCAGGTGATCCGGCACTATCACCGCCGCCCGGCGCGCGCCTTTCTCGACTCGCTGCCGCAGCGCCATCTGCGCGGACGGCCCGAGACACGCGGGACGTTGCGCCTGGAGCGGGTAAAGACGACGGGATAG
- a CDS encoding DNA-processing protein DprA, whose translation MERQYAPERFYVAGDPAILETGARVSIVGSRQASPEGLARARKLARRLAGEGIVVVSGLALGIDTAAHTATIAAGGRTVGVIGTPLDPSYPRENELLQARIAAEHLLISQFAPGTKTQRFHFPQRNRTMALISDATMIVEAGETSGSLSQGWEALRLGRLLYITRALADDPALRRPSKMLDHGAQILSDATLPDFLEALPSRLTPVLDAAVPF comes from the coding sequence ATCGAACGCCAGTACGCGCCCGAGCGGTTCTATGTTGCGGGCGATCCCGCCATCCTGGAGACGGGCGCGCGGGTGTCGATCGTCGGCTCGCGGCAGGCGTCGCCCGAAGGTTTGGCCCGTGCCCGCAAGCTCGCGCGTCGTCTGGCCGGTGAGGGAATCGTCGTGGTCTCGGGGCTTGCGCTTGGGATCGACACGGCGGCTCACACCGCCACCATCGCGGCGGGTGGCCGGACCGTCGGCGTGATCGGCACACCGCTGGATCCTTCCTATCCGCGCGAGAACGAATTGCTCCAGGCACGTATCGCCGCCGAGCATCTGCTGATCTCGCAGTTTGCGCCGGGCACCAAGACCCAGCGTTTTCACTTTCCCCAGCGCAACCGCACGATGGCCCTGATCTCGGATGCCACGATGATCGTCGAGGCCGGTGAGACCAGCGGCTCGCTGTCCCAGGGCTGGGAGGCGCTTCGTCTGGGGCGGCTGCTCTACATCACGCGCGCTCTGGCCGATGATCCGGCGCTCCGCCGGCCGTCGAAGATGCTCGATCATGGCGCTCAGATTCTGAGCGATGCGACGCTGCCCGATTTCCTGGAAGCCTTGCCGTCTCGGCTGACGCCGGTACTCGATGCCGCCGTTCCCTTCTGA